A DNA window from Sylvia atricapilla isolate bSylAtr1 chromosome 6, bSylAtr1.pri, whole genome shotgun sequence contains the following coding sequences:
- the MED6 gene encoding mediator of RNA polymerase II transcription subunit 6 — protein sequence MAAVDIRDNLLGISWVDSSWIPILNNGSVLDYFSERSNPFYDRTCNNEVVKMQRMTLDHLNQMVGVEYILLHAQEPILFIIRKQQRQSPTQVMPLADYYIIAGVIYQAPDLGSVINSRVLTAVHGIQSAFEEAMSYCRYHPSKGYWWHFKDQEEREKTKPKAKKKEEPSSIFQRQRVDALLLDLRQKFPPRFVQQKPGEKPIPVDQIKKEPEPAPEAVKQEEKETVKNAQSAGAKGPPEKRMRLQ from the exons ATAATCTCTTGGGAATTTCCTGGGTGGACAGCTCCTGGATTCCAATATTAAACAATGGGAGTGTGTTGGACTATTTCTCAGAGCGAAGTAACCCTTTCTATGACCGAACGTGTAACAATGAAGTCGTCAAAATGCAGCGGATGACCTTGGACCATTTGAA CCAAATGGTTGGAGTGGAGTACATCCTTCTTCATGCTCAAGAGCCCATTCTCTTCATTATACGAAAGCAGCAAAGACAATCTCCAACACAAG TTATGCCATTGGCTGACTACTATATTATTGCTGGAGTGATTTATCAAGCACCTGACTTAGGGTCTGTCATTAACTCCAGAGTT CTCACTGCAGTGCATGGAATTCAGTCTGCTTTTGAAGAAGCCATGTCCTACTGTCGCTATCACCCGTCCAAGGGCTACTGGTGGCATTTCAAAGATCAAGAAGAACGAG AGAAAACTAAACCAAAAGccaagaagaaagaagaacCCAGCTCTATTTTCCAAAGACAACGAGTAGATGCTTTGCTTTTAGACCTAAGACAGAAGTTTCCACCCAGATTTGTTCAG CAAAAGCCTGGAGAAAAGCCTATCCCAG TGGATCAAATCAAGAAGGAACCAGAACCAGCCCCTGAAGCTGtcaagcaagaggaaaaagagactGTGAAGAATGCTCAGAGTGCTGGTGCTAAAGGGCCACCTGAGAAACGAATGAGACTCCAGTGA
- the LOC136362625 gene encoding LOW QUALITY PROTEIN: disintegrin and metalloproteinase domain-containing protein 20-like (The sequence of the model RefSeq protein was modified relative to this genomic sequence to represent the inferred CDS: inserted 1 base in 1 codon), translating to MRRGRRCRFPGSGRRCPAGPGPARPARRQLAPRAGPCRVPSPLGXAMGALPGLLLLLLGVAGCPGARGARPAEPRAAWVTVPRQLSPRARGDAPALSYWLNVAGRPRVLRLQPRRGLVSRPFTLVTYGPDGAPREEHPIVRDNCFYQGDVLGSPGSLVAVSTCSRGLQGVLWVEDDTYQIEPVPNDPAFRHVLYRMEEANRPEGPSCGLTPEVLRQQKAVLPWFKAAKAEEENEGLKDWWTHIRYVKIVVVVDHVRYVNSGRSKSKVLKSVMEIINVGDTMYKQLSVRLFLIGLEIWTENNFINISHSIPHVLTDFNNWRKQNLYPRMYHDVAHLFAFQWFGSRLGLAFIGTVCDKQWSSAVISFTEIKLSGVFVTFAHELGHNLGMEHDKPECKCRRKTCIMYENNSETDAFSECSYKQFFELLANGALCLRQPPAPGSFYTDKREYCGNKIVESGEQCDCGSAANCRRDPCCRANCTFTAGSVCASGKCCRNCQVLPAGTLCRASTGSCDLPEYCDGISPQCPLDVYIQDGAPCEDGIYCYQGKCSSHDKQCQDLFGRRAKVAPLDCFKAVNTQGDRFGNCGIRDNVQFTKCSTENVLCGRIQCEGIVKIPFLQNHVTLVQTPVRDKICWGLDYHVGIPRADVGAVEDGTPCGSDMLCINRTCMSVSVLNYDCNMTKCHDRGVCNNRKNCHCEYGWAPPYCELRGFGGSTDSGPPPPRKMSQRTKVRLSLFAFFAMCIVGVALSIRYRREIEGRFTKIKAQSRRIPQLFQRRKKRRVPKENRQSKSTKK from the exons ATGCGCCGCGGCCGCAGGTGCCGTTTCCCGGGGAGCGGGCGCCGctgccccgccggccccggcccggcccggcccgcacGGCGGCAGTTGGCGCCTCGGGCCGGGCCCTGCCGAGTTCCATCCCCGCTCG CCGCGATGggggcgctgccggggctcctgctgctgctgctgggcgtGGCGGGGTGCCCCGGGGCCCGGGGGGCCCGGCCCGCGGAGCCGCGCGCCGCCTGGGTGACGGTGCCGCGGCAGCTCAGCCCCCGGGCCCGCGGCGACGCCCCGGCGCTGTCCTACTGGCTGAACGtggcggggcggccgcgggtGCTGCGCCTGCAGCCCCGGAGGGGCCTGGTCTCCCGCCCCTTCACCCTGGTCACCTACGGCCCGGACGGCGCCCCCCGGGAGGAGCACCCCATCGTGCGCGACAACTGCTTCTACCAGGGCGACGTGCTGGGCAGCCCCGGCTCCCTGGTGGCCgtcagcacctgcagcaggggcCTCCAGGGCGTGCTCTGGGTGGAGGATGATACCTACCAGATCGAGCCCGTCCCCAATGATCCGGCCTTTCGGCACGTTCTCTACCGCATGGAGGAGGCCAACAGACCCGAGGGACCCAGCTGCGGACTGACGCCGGAGGTGCTGAGGCAGCAAAAGGCTGTGCTGCCGTGGTTCAAGGCTGCCAAGGCGGAGGAGGAGAATGAAGGGCTGAAGGACTGGTGGACACACATCAGGTACGTGAAGATAGTAGTGGTCGTGGACCACGTGCGCTATGTGAATTCAGGCAGGAGCAAATCCAAAGTCTTGAAGAGCGTCATGGAAATCATCAATGTTGGGGACACTATGTACAAGCAGCTGTCTGTGCGGCTGTTTCTTATAGGACTAGAGATCTGGACTGAAAACAACTTTATAAATATTAGTCACTCTATTCCCCATGTACTTACTGACTTTAACAACTGGAGAAAGCAAAACCTGTACCCTCGTATGTACCACGATGTTGCTCActtatttgcatttcagtggTTTGGAAGCCGCCTGGGACTGGCATTTATAGGGACAGTGTGTGATAAGCAGTGGTCATCGGCTGTTATTTCCTTCACCGAGATAAAGTTGTCTGGAGTTTTTGTCACATTTGCCCACGAGCTGGGCCATAATCTCGGGATGGAGCATGATAAACCGGAGTGTAAATGCAGACGCAAGACATGCATTATGTATGAAAACAATTCTGAAACTGACGCGTTCAGTGAGTGCAGTTACAAGCAGTTCTTTGAGTTGCTTGCAAATGGTGCTCTGTGCCTTCGTCAGCCACCAGCACCTGGCAGTTTCTACACCGACAAACGTGAATACTGTGGGAATAAGATAGTAGAAAGCGGAGAGCAATGTGACTGTGGTTCAGCAGCAAACTGCAGAAGGGATCCTTGTTGCCGTGCAAACTGTACATTTACTGCAGGTTCAGTCTGTGCATCTGGCAAATGCTGCAGGAACTGTCAGGTGCTTCCAGCAGGAACACTCTGCAGAGCAAGTACTGGCAGCTGTGACCTGCCAGAGTATTGCGATGGGATCTCCCCACAGTGCCCACTGGATGTATACATACAAGATGGAGCCCCTTGCGAAGATGGGATCTATTGCTAtcaaggaaaatgttcttcccACGATAAACAGTGCCAGGATCTCTTTGGCAGACGCGCCAAGGTTGCCCCTTTAGATTGCTTCAAAGCTGTGAATACTCAAGGTGACCGGTTTGGGAATTGTGGTATTCGTGACAATGTCCAGTTTACAAAATGCAGTACTGAGAATGTCCTATGTGGTAGGATTCAGTGTGAAGGCATAGTCAAAATACCTTTCCTGCAGAACCATGTAACACTAGTCCAAACTCCTGTTCGAGATAAAATTTGTTGGGGTCTCGACTATCACGTAGGGATACCAAGAGCAGATGTGGGAGCTGTGGAAGATGGCACACCATGTGGTAGCGATATGCTTTGTATCAACAGGACTTGTATGAGTGTATCAGTGCTGAACTACGACTGCAACATGACAAAGTGTCATGACAGAGGAGTGTGTAACAATCGTAAGAACTGTCACTGTGAGTATGGCTGGGCTCCTCCATATTGTGAATTGAGAGGATTTGGAGGTAGCACTGACAGTGGACCCCCTCCACCCAGGAAGATGTCTCAGAGAACAAAAGTAAGACTATCACTATTTGCCTTTTTTGCTATGTGTATTGTTGGAGTAGCCCTTTCCATCCGCTATAGACGAGAAATAGAGGGACGGTTTACGAAAATAAAGGCCCAGTCCCGTAGAATACCACAGTTGTTTCAAAGACGGAAAAAACGAAGAGTTCCTAAAGAAAACCGTCAGtcaaaatccaccaaaaaataa
- the SYNJ2BP gene encoding synaptojanin-2-binding protein — protein sequence MNGSVAGGGYAEEIISLTRRASGLGFNIVGGTDQQYIANDNSIYVSWIKKDGAAYLDGRLQEGDKILAINGKELKDLRHRDAVELFRNAGCYVSLKIQRRLQPQNGPVSHQGDGESGGLPLAAILVPGLALAATAVWILLRYRQRM from the exons ATGAACGGCAGCGTGGCGGGCGGCGGCTACGCCGAGGAGATCATCAGCCTCACCCGCAGAGCCTCAG GGCTGGGCTTCAACATTGTTGGTGGGACAGATCAGCAGTACATTGCCAATGACAACAGCATCTATGTCAGCTGGATCAAAAAGGATGGGGCAGCTTACCTTGATGGCCGGTTACAAGAAGGAGATAAAATTTTAGCG ATCAATGGCAAAGAGTTGAAGGATTTGCggcacagggatgctgtggaACTGTTCAGGAATGCAGGCTGTTACGTGTCTCTGAAAATCCAGCGCAGG tTGCAGCCACAGAATGGCCCTGTGAGTCATCAAGGAGATGGAGAATCAGGTGGGCTTCCTCTGGCAGCCATTCTGGTGCCAGGCCTGGCGCTCGCTGCGACAGCAGTCTGGATCTTGCTGAGGTATCGGCAGCGCATGTGA